A single window of Bernardetia sp. DNA harbors:
- a CDS encoding heavy-metal-associated domain-containing protein — MKSILFSLVFILFAFAGTSHASTPTKKESIVIKTESIQCGMCKERIEESLIQEKGIKSVTVDLDKKETTVVFNPKKTNPEAIRKMIAGVGYDADGVTAESGAYNDLPMCCQKGGH, encoded by the coding sequence ATGAAATCTATCTTATTTTCACTCGTTTTCATCCTTTTTGCTTTTGCTGGAACATCACACGCTTCTACACCTACTAAGAAGGAAAGTATTGTTATCAAAACAGAATCTATCCAATGTGGAATGTGCAAGGAACGCATTGAAGAATCGCTCATTCAAGAAAAAGGCATCAAGTCTGTAACTGTTGATTTGGATAAAAAAGAAACCACAGTAGTTTTCAATCCTAAAAAAACCAATCCAGAGGCGATTAGAAAAATGATTGCTGGTGTTGGTTACGATGCTGACGGTGTAACAGCCGAATCTGGTGCTTATAATGATTTGCCTATGTGTTGCCAAAAAGGAGGACATTAG
- a CDS encoding NADH-quinone oxidoreductase subunit J translates to MNTIKILEIIFGSIVILSALSVWYQREVVKSAFSFLGAMLGVAALFVLQGADFVAATHLAIYVGGVVVLLLFGIMFVHKISDEKIVSDWQYKLSGISFSTLLIVVLLSWIWRGKLITFATKKEISSTIETSTLDEIARLFLTDYIIFFELGGILLTIALLGVAVLVGKK, encoded by the coding sequence ATGAATACTATAAAAATTTTAGAAATCATTTTTGGAAGTATTGTTATTCTGAGTGCTTTGAGTGTTTGGTATCAGAGGGAAGTTGTTAAATCAGCTTTTTCTTTTCTAGGAGCAATGCTTGGAGTGGCTGCACTTTTTGTTTTACAGGGTGCTGATTTTGTGGCTGCTACACACTTAGCTATTTATGTGGGTGGAGTTGTGGTGTTGCTGCTCTTCGGAATTATGTTTGTTCATAAAATATCAGATGAAAAAATTGTATCTGATTGGCAATACAAACTTTCTGGTATTTCCTTCTCTACTTTGCTTATTGTAGTACTTTTAAGTTGGATTTGGAGAGGTAAATTGATAACATTTGCTACAAAAAAAGAAATTTCATCAACTATAGAAACTTCTACACTTGATGAAATTGCTCGTCTTTTTCTGACAGATTACATTATTTTCTTCGAACTTGGTGGTATTCTTCTTACCATAGCTCTTCTAGGTGTAGCTGTTTTGGTAGGTAAGAAATAA
- a CDS encoding FtsW/RodA/SpoVE family cell cycle protein, with amino-acid sequence MELDKISKKIFTGDKIIWGVVFLLVIISVLVVYSATGAIAFKRMDGDTEYYLLKHSILLIMSLVIMWVCHRIDYRYYSRLSRLALLISVPLLILTWLFGTTINEASRGIMIPFINQSFQTSDFATLALIANVASMLSKRQQSIREFQRSTLPIIFWSGLICGLIALANFSSAVLLFATCMLIMFIGRVPVRYLVMTVVIGAVVGMIALKLGQRSGTAVSRMKAFFDTEQVTFQEEQSYVAVATGGLIGKGIGNSQQRNFLPHPYSDFIYAIIIEEYGLLGGIIILGLYLILLYRGMVAMANSERAFGGLLSAGLSFSLVVQALVHMGVVVGLVPVTGLPLPLLSMGGTSLFFTGISLGIILSVSRGEYEKTEKEPITPPQTGNNYRRIVHTIE; translated from the coding sequence ATGGAACTAGACAAGATAAGTAAAAAAATATTTACAGGCGATAAGATTATTTGGGGAGTTGTTTTCCTTCTAGTAATTATTAGTGTTTTGGTTGTATATAGTGCCACTGGTGCGATTGCTTTCAAAAGAATGGACGGTGATACAGAATATTATCTTCTCAAACATAGTATTCTTCTGATAATGTCCTTAGTTATTATGTGGGTTTGTCATCGAATAGATTATAGATATTATTCTCGTCTTTCTCGTTTGGCACTTTTGATTTCTGTTCCACTTCTGATTCTGACGTGGCTTTTTGGTACAACTATTAATGAAGCAAGTCGTGGAATTATGATTCCATTTATAAATCAGTCTTTCCAAACTTCTGATTTTGCCACGCTTGCCCTTATTGCCAATGTTGCCAGTATGCTTTCTAAGCGTCAGCAGAGCATTAGAGAGTTTCAACGTTCTACGCTTCCCATTATTTTTTGGTCTGGACTTATTTGTGGCTTGATTGCCCTTGCGAATTTCTCTTCGGCTGTTTTGCTTTTTGCAACTTGTATGCTCATTATGTTTATTGGTCGTGTGCCAGTGCGTTATTTGGTCATGACGGTTGTAATTGGTGCTGTGGTTGGAATGATTGCTCTAAAACTAGGGCAACGTTCTGGAACGGCTGTTTCTCGTATGAAAGCCTTTTTTGATACAGAACAGGTTACTTTTCAAGAAGAACAATCCTATGTTGCTGTTGCTACTGGTGGACTCATAGGAAAAGGAATTGGAAACAGCCAACAACGAAATTTCTTACCACATCCTTATTCTGATTTTATTTATGCTATTATTATTGAAGAGTACGGACTTTTGGGAGGAATCATCATTCTAGGTCTTTATCTCATTTTGCTCTACCGAGGAATGGTAGCGATGGCAAATTCTGAGCGAGCCTTTGGAGGGCTTTTGTCAGCAGGACTAAGTTTTAGTTTGGTCGTGCAGGCATTGGTACACATGGGCGTTGTGGTTGGACTTGTTCCTGTTACGGGACTGCCTTTGCCACTTCTTAGTATGGGAGGAACATCTCTATTTTTTACAGGAATTTCTTTGGGAATTATTTTGAGTGTGAGTAGAGGAGAATATGAAAAAACTGAAAAAGAACCCATTACACCTCCACAAACAGGAAATAATTATCGTAGAATTGTTCATACGATAGAGTAA